In a single window of the Silurus meridionalis isolate SWU-2019-XX chromosome 8, ASM1480568v1, whole genome shotgun sequence genome:
- the grm1b gene encoding metabotropic glutamate receptor 1b isoform X4 produces the protein MWSMMRMNCILYLSLLLLCATASNIYERSLVPRAVTRSVARMDGDIIIGALFSVHHQPSAENVAERTCGEVREQYGIQRVEAMFHTLDRINADPFLLPNITLGCEIRDSCWHSSVALEQSIEFIRDSLISLREDGDGSKSCNDGTPFSQPVATKKPIAGVIGPGSSSVAIQVQNLLQLFNIPQIAYSATSIDLSDKTLFKYFLRVVPSDTLQARALLDIVKRYNWTYVSAVHTEGNYGESGMEAFKELASQEGLCIAHSDKIYSNAGEKHFDRLLRKLRERLPKARVVVCFCEGMTVRSLLMAMRRLGVAGEFLLIGSDGWADRDEVVEGYEQEAVGGITMKLQSEEVTSFDNYFLKLRLNTNTRNPWFAEFWQHRFQCRIPGHPQENMNYRKNCSGDLELRDGYESLEENYVQDSKMGFVINAIYAMAHGLHDMHEHLCPGYVGLCEAMDPIDGSKLLDFLLRTSFTGVSGEDVWFDENGDSPGRYDIMNLQYVEPGVYDYINVGSWHEGMLSIDDYMIQMNRSEMVRSVCSEPCSKGEIKVIRKGEVSCCWICTACKDNEYVQDEFTCKACELGWWPDKELQGCEPLPLHYLKWSHAESIVAVVFSCLGILVTSFVTFVFILYRDTPVVKSSSRELCYIILAGIFLGYICPFTLIAKPTVASCYLQRLLVGLSASMCYSALVTKTNRIARILAGSKKKICTRKPRFMSAWAQVAIAFALISLQLTLEVTLIILEPPSPIKSYPSIREVYLICNTSNMGMVAPLGYNGLLILSCTYYAFKTRNVPANFNEAKYIAFTMYTTCIIWLAFVPIYFGSNYKIITTSFSVSLSVTVALGCMFTPKMYIIIAKPERNVRSAFTTSDVVRMHVGDGKIACRSNSLLNMLKRKKNASGNAKFKTASERRTHVAQTVCSCEEAGGRLQSDSCHQTSN, from the exons ATGTGGAGTATGATGAGAATGAATTGCATTTTATATCTGTCACTTCTTTTGCTCTGTGCTACAGCCAGTAATATATATGAGAGATCACTGGTTCCCAGGGCTGTGACCCGCTCGGTGGCCAGAATGGATGGCGATATCATCATTGGCGCCCTGTTTTCTGTCCACCACCAGCCGTCAGCTGAGAATGTGGCTGAGCGAACATGTGGTGAGGTCAGAGAGCAGTATGGCATTCAACGTGTGGAAGCCATGTTTCACACTCTGGACAGAATTAATGCTGACCCATTTCTTCTGCCCAACATTACTTTGGGCTGTGAAATCAGGGACTCATGCTGGCACTCATCAGTGGCATTGGAGCAGAGCATTGAATTTATAAGAGACTCCCTTATTTCACTGCGTGAGGATGGGGATGGGTCAAAGTCGTGCAACGATGGAACTCCGTTTAGTCAGCCAGTTGCCACTAAGAAGCCCATTGCAGGTGTGATTGGACCTGGATCAAGTTCAGTGGCCATTCAAGTTCAAAACCTGCTGCAGCTGTTTAACATCCCCCAAATTGCCTACTCAGCCACTAGCATTGATCTGAGTGATAAAACCCTCTTTAAGTACTTCCTCAGGGTTGTGCCATCTGACACTCTTCAAGCAAGGGCTCTTTTGGACATTGTTAAACGGTATAACTGGACATATGTGTCAGCAGTTCATACTGAAG GAAACTATGGGGAAAGTGGGATGGAGGCTTTTAAAGAACTGGCATCTCAGGAGGGTTTGTGTATTGCCCACTCAGACAAAATCTACAGCAATGCTGGTGAGAAACACTTTGACAGGCTACTGAGGAAGCTGAGAGAGCGGCTGCCCAAAGCTCGAGTGGTGGTGTGTTTCTGTGAGGGGATGACAGTGCGTAGTCTCCTTATGGCCATGAGGCGCTTAGGGGTAGCTGGAGAATTCCTTCTCATTGGAAG TGATGGCTGGGCAGATAGAGATGAGGTGGTGGAGGGCTATGAACAGGAAGCTGTGGGTGGCATcaccatgaagctccagtcAGAGGAGGTCACTTCTTTCGATAATTACTTCTTGAAGCTGCGCCTCAATACAAACACCAGAAACCCGTGGTTCGCTGAGTTCTGGCAACACCGCTTCCAATGTCGCATCCCAGGGCACCCACAGGAGAACATGAACTACAGGAAGAACTGCTCAG GTGACCTAG AGCTACGAGATG GTTATGAGAGTCTAGAAGAGAACTATGTACAAGACAGTAAGATGGGGTTCGTCATCAATGCCATTTATGCCATGGCTCATGGCCTCCATGACATGCATGAGCACCTGTGTCCTGGCTATGTCGGTCTTTGTGAGGCCATGGACCCCATTGATGGCAGCAAACTGCTGGATTTTCTGCTAAGGACCTCATTCACTGGAGTGTCTGGTGAAGACGTGTGGTTTGATGAAAACGGGGATTCACCAGGCAG GTATGACATAATGAATCTGCAGTATGTGGAGCCTGGCGTGTATGACTACATCAATGTGGGATCGTGGCATGAGGGCATGTTGAGTATTGATGATTATATGATCCAGATGAACCGGAGTGAGATGGTCCGCTCGGTCTGCAGTGAGCCCTGCTCTAAAGGCGAGATCAAG GTTATTCGGAAGGGGGAGGTAAGCTGCTGCTGGATCTGCACTGCCTGTAAAGATAACGAATATGTCCAAGATGAGTTCACCTGCAAGGCGTGTGAGCTGGGCTGGTGGCCTGATAAAGAGCTGCAAG GCTGTGAGCCACTTCCCCTACATTATTTGAAATGGAGTCATGCTGAGTCCATCGTTGCAGTTGTCTTCTCTTGTCTGGGCATCTTAGTGACCAGTTTCGTCACTTTTGTCTTCATTCTGTACAGAGACACACCTGTGGTCAAATCCTCAAGTCGAGAGCTCTGCTATATCATCCTAGCTGGCATCTTTTTGGGTTATATCTGTCCATTCACACTCATAGCCAAGCCCACAGTGGCCTCCTGCTATCTACAACGCCTGTTGGTTGGCCTCTCAGCCTCCATGTGCTATTCAGCTCTGGTCACTAAAACCAACCGCATCGCCCGTATCCTGGCTGGCAGCAAGAAGAAGATCTGCACACGCAAACCACGCTTCATGAGTGCCTGGGCTCAGGTAGCCATTGCATTCGCCCTGATCAGTTTGCAGCTTACACTGGAGGTCACACTGATCATTCTGGAGCCCCCATCACCCATCAAGTCCTACCCAAGCATTAGAGAGGTCTATCTCATCTGCAACACCAGCAACATGGGCATGGTTGCTCCGCTCGGCTACAACGGTCTTCTTATTCTCAGTTGCACCTACTATGCTTTTAAAACCCGCAATGTTCCAGCCAACTTTAACGAGGCCAAGTACATCGCTTTCACCATGTATACCACATGCATCATCTGGCTCGCTTTTGTACCCATCTACTTTGGCTCCAACTACAAAATCATCACAACATCATTCTCTGTGAGCCTGAGTGTGACTGTGGCCCTGGGCTGCATGTTCACCCCAAAGATGTATATCATCATTGCTAAGCCGGAAAGAAATGTGCGCAGCGCCTTTACCACCTCAGATGTGGTGCGCATGCATGTGGGTGACGGCAAAATCGCCTGCAGAAGCAACAGCCTTCTCAACATGCTCAAACGCAAAAAGAATGCCTCCGGAAATGCAAA GTTCAAGACAGCCTCCGAAAGGAGAACACATGTGGCACAGACTGTCTGTTCATGTGAAGAGGCAGGAGGGCGGCTCCAATCAGACAGCTGTCATCAAACCTCTAACTAA